From Candidatus Desulfatibia profunda, one genomic window encodes:
- the rlmN gene encoding 23S rRNA (adenine(2503)-C(2))-methyltransferase RlmN: protein MKPNKSDIKELSKVQLVAWLKDQGLEPYRTAQILKWIYLRQADTFEEMTDLGKELRMLLSRRFTINRLAKVNIETSQDGSSKYLFKLEDGKHVESVLIPEKDYYTLCISSQVGCAQGCRFCLTARGGFVRNLSRGEIIAQVRDIAKHLEQAKRLSNIVLMGMGEPLANYHNVIAAVQSLTDSDTGLGFSSRRVTISTAGLVPKLAALGRESTANLAISLNATDNSTRDLLMPINRKYPIERLLEACARYPLMPRRRITFEYVLIKGINDSEQDARRLAGLLRPIRAKINLIPFNAYEGCEFERPEEAAIDSFKEILTRNHYTVIIRHSKGQDISAACGQLSANLKLDT, encoded by the coding sequence ATGAAACCAAACAAATCCGACATTAAAGAGTTGTCAAAGGTTCAGCTTGTTGCCTGGCTCAAAGACCAGGGGCTTGAACCCTATCGCACCGCGCAGATCTTAAAGTGGATCTATCTGCGCCAGGCCGACACCTTTGAAGAAATGACCGATTTGGGCAAAGAACTCAGAATGTTGCTTTCACGCCGGTTTACAATCAACCGGCTTGCGAAGGTAAACATTGAAACTTCACAAGATGGTTCCAGCAAGTATCTTTTTAAACTCGAAGACGGAAAACATGTTGAAAGTGTACTGATTCCCGAAAAGGATTATTATACCCTGTGTATATCGAGCCAGGTAGGCTGCGCTCAAGGGTGCCGATTCTGCCTCACCGCCAGGGGCGGATTTGTGCGCAATCTCTCCAGGGGTGAAATTATTGCCCAGGTTCGCGATATAGCCAAACATCTGGAGCAGGCAAAGCGCCTGTCCAATATCGTGCTGATGGGCATGGGGGAACCTCTGGCAAATTATCACAACGTCATCGCGGCCGTTCAGTCCCTGACAGACAGCGATACAGGTCTTGGATTTTCAAGCCGCAGAGTTACCATATCCACAGCCGGGCTGGTTCCCAAGCTGGCTGCCCTGGGTCGTGAATCGACCGCCAATCTGGCGATATCACTCAACGCAACCGATAACAGCACCCGGGACCTGCTGATGCCGATCAACCGGAAATATCCCATCGAAAGGCTTCTGGAAGCCTGCGCGCGATATCCGTTAATGCCCCGCCGCAGAATTACCTTCGAATATGTTCTCATCAAAGGGATCAACGATTCCGAGCAGGATGCCCGGCGTCTCGCCGGACTGCTCAGACCGATACGGGCCAAAATAAATCTGATTCCCTTTAATGCCTATGAAGGCTGTGAATTCGAGCGGCCGGAAGAAGCCGCCATTGACAGTTTCAAAGAGATCCTGACCCGAAACCATTATACGGTGATCATTCGCCACAGCAAGGGGCAGGATATCTCCGCTGCTTGCGGGCAGCTGAGCGCCAACTTGAAACTGGATACTTGA
- a CDS encoding type II toxin-antitoxin system PrlF family antitoxin, with translation MALATITSKGQVTIPKAVRDSLKLYAGDKIEFVITEEGQALLRPVTKKVDDVFGRLYKPGRKPISIDKMNAVVRQKMKANFR, from the coding sequence ATGGCATTGGCTACAATCACAAGCAAAGGGCAGGTAACGATTCCGAAAGCAGTTCGGGATTCCCTGAAGTTATATGCCGGAGATAAGATTGAATTTGTGATTACAGAAGAAGGACAAGCACTTCTAAGGCCGGTCACTAAAAAGGTCGATGATGTCTTCGGCAGGTTATACAAACCTGGCAGGAAGCCCATTTCCATTGACAAGATGAATGCTGTTGTAAGGCAGAAAATGAAGGCGAATTTTCGATGA
- a CDS encoding type II toxin-antitoxin system VapC family toxin: protein MKALDTNVLIRFLTKDDEQQAKTIYRMFKQAESGKKEFWVSLLVVLETLWVLESVYEIPRQEVLDSVNELLLMPILKFEAKSAIQDFVSAGRESDLDLSDILIAHSAKFSGCERVLTFDKRASNYGLFELVV from the coding sequence ATGAAGGCCTTGGATACGAATGTGCTGATTAGATTCCTTACAAAGGATGACGAACAGCAGGCTAAAACGATTTACCGGATGTTCAAACAGGCTGAATCCGGCAAAAAAGAATTTTGGGTTTCTTTACTTGTTGTCCTGGAGACCTTGTGGGTGCTGGAATCTGTTTATGAGATTCCGAGACAAGAGGTATTGGATTCTGTAAACGAGCTTTTGCTAATGCCTATTCTAAAGTTTGAAGCAAAATCAGCGATTCAGGATTTTGTCTCTGCGGGTCGTGAAAGTGATCTAGACCTTTCAGATATTTTAATCGCACATTCTGCGAAATTTTCAGGCTGTGAGCGTGTACTAACCTTTGACAAGCGGGCATCCAATTACGGTCTTTTCGAGCTGGTTGTTTAG